The genomic DNA TTACTTTTAAATCGGGAACATCAAGGTTAATGACCTCTTTTGCTCCAACTACCTTCCCCGATTCTTCAGCTTCCTTGGTCCTTATCTCCCTTAAATCATCGGGCATAATTACTGCATGACCCATATTGCCGTTTGCAACATGGCACATAAATACATTATGGCCTTGTTTTGCATATTTAGCGAGAGTACCTGCACATGCTACTTCCAGATCATCGGGGTGGCATCCAACTGCTAGTACATTCATAAATTTCTCCCTCCTAATTTCCACAAACTCTGTCACTAATTCATTTCATTATATTTTATCTATTCTTATATAAGAGATATCTTATATAAGAGATATAAAGGTGCCTTTAATAAGCACCTTTATTATTTATAACATCAATAATATTACTTCTTTAAATGTTTATCCAAGAGCTTTTTAACTGCATCAATGCACCTTTGTATGTGACACTCCTCCCATGAAGGATGCAAGAAAAGGCTCACTGTTTGAGATCTTAAACTCTTAGCCACAGGACATACAACCTTATCATACTTTACAGATTCAGGATTTGTATACTCCTTGGACTTAAACGGAAACTTAGCAGCACCAAAACCATTCAATTCTTTATATGCTCTTTCTTCATACGCTTCAGGCCATTGAATTCCATAACAGGGAATTCCTTCAGACTGTAATTCTTTTACAAACTGTTCTGCATTACAATGAAGTTTTTCGGTATCAATAAGTATTGGATACCACCAGTAAGCATTTTTTCTTTCTTCGGTATTCAATGGTAATGCTTTTATGCCTTCCAAACCTTTAAAAGCTTCATCATACAATTTTGCATATTTTCTGCGTCTTGCCAGGTTCCAGGAATCGAACCTCTTTAACTCATTAAGGCCTATTATCGATTGGATTTCAGTCATGCGGTAATTAAAACCTACTCTGTGGTGAATGTACGGCAATTTTTCCTCCAGGGCAAGGAGGTTCATACGGGTCCTTACATCATAGCCGTGGTCCCTGAATGAACGGCACTCCCAAGCAAGATTTTCATCATCAGTAACAACCATGCCACCTTCTCCACCTGTTGTAAAATGTTTGCTCTGGCAGAAACTAAAACAGCCGATGTCTCCCACTGTACCTGCTTTTTTACCTTTGTACTCACCTCCAAAGCACTGGGCACAGTCTTCAATAACTTTAAGATTATGCTTTTTGGCTAAATCCATAATGGATCCCATATCACAAACAACACCGTATAAGTGTACAACAACAATACCTTTTGTTCTCTCGTTAATTAATAGCTCAATGGCTTTCGGGTCAATTGTATGGTCTTCTGTTACATCAGCAAAAACCGGTATTGCTCCTGCCTGAACAATAGCAAAAGATGATGCTATAAAAGAGTATGACGGTACAATAACTTCATCCCCGGGACCAATCCCTAAACTGCTAATTGCAATATGTAACGCTGCCGTACCATTGGTACACGAGATTGCATACTTGGAACCAATCCACTTAGCCCATTCATTTTCAAATTCCATGCCTTTTGGTCCCGTCCAATAGTTTACTTTCCCATTTTTTAAAGGTTCCAATACATCCCTAAAAGTTTCCTCGGCAAATTGGGGCCAAACCGGAAATCCCAATTCCGCTGAACCGGGAGCATTCATAACAACACTATTCTCTTTTGCCATACTTAATCCACCTCTCATATTATATTTATATTTTACTGCTTTTCATAAATAAAAGCAGTTGATATTCCACTCTGTATCTATGTAACTAAAGAGTTTTCACAAGATTTAAAACTTCACTTGTGAGGATATCTCCTGCATCTTCTCTCAACTTACTTGAGCATGCCGTTTTAATTTCATATCCTCCCTCATCAAAAGCAGCCTTTGTAGGTATATAGCCTACCATATCGTTAGCAAGGCCAAATACTAACATATTCTTATGACCCGATTCTTTTTTTATTCTAAGGCCGAATTCTACAAATACCTCTCCCGGTAAAGTAGTAATAATTGTATCACCAAGCCTGACTGCCTGTATTTCTGTAATTATATCTTTTTCCTTTACCTGGGCTAATTTTAAAATTTCCCGGGCATAAACCTCATCAGGGACACCGTCAAGAAGTGAAGGTATGTAATCTCCTCTCTCCTCAAGCAACTTCTTTGCCCATTCAACAGCTTCTTTTGTTATTGGGCGTAAAGGAAGGCTTATTTTTTTGGATAGAATTTTTAATGGTTTGGTTTCCAATCTTTCCTTTTTTTCAAGAGAATGGCTAACATGGCTTCCTAATAACTCGCCTATACGTTTTGCTTCTTCAAAACCTCTTCCCTGATTCTTATCCCGGAAGTTTATATGGTTGACATTTCCCTCTGCCCCATTGGCAAAAAATACTATTACATGATTACCATATTTCTCTTTTATGTAGTTATCCAGATAATTAATATAGTCCCTGGACCATAGCCAGTCTTTTCCCACAAGTACAGCCGGGTGTAGAGTAAAATTAACCATTAGGGCCATCATTTCTCCCTTGAGGTTATTTATTGATATTACAATTAATTCCGGGTCAATCGGGCCTGCTTCCTTTTTTACATGTCCAATATCCACATCCTCCCAATTCATTTTTACAGAACCGTCTTTCATTATAAGCCTTCTGTTAAAACTTAAGTGGTAAACGTTATCCTTAGTAACGAACATTTCAGCTTCCTCAAGTCTTCCAGGCAATAGTCCTATTTCATCTGAGATTTTTTTAGTTATGTCATTAATATATTGACCGCATCCTTTATCAAGTTCTTTACGGAATATTCCCAATACATCAGGCCCTGAATGCGTATGGGTAGCATTTATGACAATATTTTCGGGCGCTATGCCTGCTTTTTTATTTATCTCATCTTTAATTCTTTTGCATGTTTCAAAATTCAAACCCAACAAGTCAAAACTTAAGAAACAGAACCGTTTTCCCTCTTCCTCCAACAAAATTGCATTACAATATAAGTTATCATGAATACCTCTCGATATATCATCATCCCTGACATTTCCTCCCATAGGTAACCCTATGGGAGGTGTTATATCTATACTTTTTACTGCTGCTTTCACATTATTACCCCCTCGAATATTCATAAATGCATACCATTAAGTAGTACACCAGGCTCAAATATGTTGTCCAGTACATACTTTGCACCGCCTAATGTAACAGTGTTACCTTTTAATAAAGAAAATCTTATCTGAATTCTTCCTTTATTTGGTTTTAATTGTATATCATCTATATATTTCTTTACTTTTTGGAGAAACTCATTACCAAGTTTTGTTATTTCTCCGCCAATTACTATCTCTTCCGGATTAAGCAAATTAATTATATTGGTTATTCCAAAGGCAAGTTTTTTTGCAGTATCATCAATAACTTCCGATACCAGTTTATCCT from Bacillota bacterium includes the following:
- a CDS encoding neutral/alkaline non-lysosomal ceramidase N-terminal domain-containing protein, whose translation is MKAAVKSIDITPPIGLPMGGNVRDDDISRGIHDNLYCNAILLEEEGKRFCFLSFDLLGLNFETCKRIKDEINKKAGIAPENIVINATHTHSGPDVLGIFRKELDKGCGQYINDITKKISDEIGLLPGRLEEAEMFVTKDNVYHLSFNRRLIMKDGSVKMNWEDVDIGHVKKEAGPIDPELIVISINNLKGEMMALMVNFTLHPAVLVGKDWLWSRDYINYLDNYIKEKYGNHVIVFFANGAEGNVNHINFRDKNQGRGFEEAKRIGELLGSHVSHSLEKKERLETKPLKILSKKISLPLRPITKEAVEWAKKLLEERGDYIPSLLDGVPDEVYAREILKLAQVKEKDIITEIQAVRLGDTIITTLPGEVFVEFGLRIKKESGHKNMLVFGLANDMVGYIPTKAAFDEGGYEIKTACSSKLREDAGDILTSEVLNLVKTL
- a CDS encoding DegT/DnrJ/EryC1/StrS family aminotransferase, with product MNAPGSAELGFPVWPQFAEETFRDVLEPLKNGKVNYWTGPKGMEFENEWAKWIGSKYAISCTNGTAALHIAISSLGIGPGDEVIVPSYSFIASSFAIVQAGAIPVFADVTEDHTIDPKAIELLINERTKGIVVVHLYGVVCDMGSIMDLAKKHNLKVIEDCAQCFGGEYKGKKAGTVGDIGCFSFCQSKHFTTGGEGGMVVTDDENLAWECRSFRDHGYDVRTRMNLLALEEKLPYIHHRVGFNYRMTEIQSIIGLNELKRFDSWNLARRRKYAKLYDEAFKGLEGIKALPLNTEERKNAYWWYPILIDTEKLHCNAEQFVKELQSEGIPCYGIQWPEAYEERAYKELNGFGAAKFPFKSKEYTNPESVKYDKVVCPVAKSLRSQTVSLFLHPSWEECHIQRCIDAVKKLLDKHLKK